A genomic region of Deltaproteobacteria bacterium contains the following coding sequences:
- the trxA gene encoding thioredoxin — MASEHVKEASDGNFEQEVLKNPLPVLIDFWAEWCGPCRALGPTVDALAKDYAGKVAVYKMNVDENQGVPVQYGVRSIPTLILFKAGQKVDQILGSVPRATLEDAIKKVL; from the coding sequence ATGGCATCCGAACACGTAAAAGAAGCGAGTGATGGTAACTTTGAACAAGAAGTCTTGAAAAACCCCCTGCCCGTCCTCATCGATTTTTGGGCCGAATGGTGTGGCCCTTGCCGAGCGCTAGGCCCCACGGTAGATGCCTTGGCCAAAGATTATGCGGGCAAAGTGGCCGTCTATAAAATGAATGTGGATGAAAACCAGGGGGTTCCAGTCCAATACGGAGTGCGCAGCATTCCTACCCTTATTCTCTTTAAGGCAGGACAAAAAGTAGATCAGATCCTGGGATCGGTTCCCCGGGCTACGCTGGAAGATGCGATAAAAAAAGTATTATAA
- a CDS encoding bifunctional precorrin-2 dehydrogenase/sirohydrochlorin ferrochelatase, which translates to MNYYPLNLKIQNKSVVVVGGGSVALQKILGLLGAGAIIEIISPLLHKDLLCLVSEGRIQWQQRKYKKGDLKSAFLAFAATNNREVNQKILEEAQQRKILLNAVDQPELCDFIIPARVSRGEFLLTVSTGGEAPFLSKRLRKQLEKSFGLEYGLLSRKIKKIRQCFIRQGREQEIKPFLEKYWEKMLERFKRLNN; encoded by the coding sequence ATGAATTATTATCCCCTCAATTTGAAGATACAAAATAAATCTGTAGTCGTGGTGGGTGGCGGCTCTGTGGCCTTGCAGAAGATTCTGGGTTTGCTCGGGGCAGGGGCAATCATTGAAATTATTTCTCCCTTGTTGCATAAAGACCTTTTGTGCCTGGTGAGTGAGGGTCGTATCCAATGGCAGCAAAGAAAATATAAAAAAGGAGATCTGAAATCGGCTTTTCTTGCCTTTGCTGCAACAAATAATAGAGAGGTAAATCAAAAAATTTTAGAGGAGGCTCAGCAAAGAAAGATTCTATTGAATGCAGTCGACCAACCCGAGCTTTGCGATTTTATTATTCCCGCCCGAGTGTCCAGGGGAGAATTCCTGCTCACGGTGTCTACCGGGGGGGAAGCTCCCTTTTTATCAAAAAGGCTTAGAAAACAATTGGAGAAAAGTTTTGGGTTGGAGTATGGCCTACTTTCCAGAAAAATTAAGAAAATCCGTCAGTGCTTTATCAGGCAAGGGCGCGAACAGGAAATTAAGCCCTTTTTGGAAAAATATTGGGAGAAAATGTTGGAGAGGTTTAAGAGGTTAAATAATTAA